From Acidobacteriota bacterium, one genomic window encodes:
- a CDS encoding VWA domain-containing protein, with protein sequence MRPIRALLWIGLWMLCAFQQTPIRVEVEAVNVLVTVTDRKNRFVTNLQKDRFHIYEDGRRQFITNFRHETSLPLRIGLLVDTSSSVRLKLEFEKRAATRFVHSILRPQDQVLLVEFDSGVSLLHDFTSNPRSIAKAIRGLKAGGGTALMDALLSVSAEKMTDYETRQAIVILSDGVDRDSENTLEDVMRGIHRSGVTVYSIGTSRFGADQQKKGEKVLRLLSRETGGRAFFPYTADGLQQTFDLIDEELRSQYSLTYVPRNRARDGKFREIEVKLMRNKGLNIRHRNGYYAPAT encoded by the coding sequence ATGCGTCCTATCCGTGCCCTTCTCTGGATCGGCCTCTGGATGCTGTGCGCCTTTCAGCAGACCCCGATTCGAGTCGAGGTCGAAGCCGTCAACGTCCTGGTCACCGTGACTGATCGGAAGAACCGGTTCGTCACCAATCTCCAGAAGGACCGGTTCCACATTTATGAAGACGGCCGGCGCCAGTTCATCACCAACTTCAGGCATGAGACCTCCCTGCCGTTGAGAATCGGCCTGCTCGTCGACACCAGTTCCAGCGTCCGCTTGAAGTTGGAGTTCGAGAAGCGGGCCGCGACCCGGTTCGTCCATTCCATCCTGCGTCCTCAGGACCAGGTTCTCCTGGTGGAGTTCGACTCGGGCGTCTCTCTGCTGCACGACTTCACCTCGAACCCCAGGTCCATCGCCAAGGCCATCCGGGGGCTGAAGGCGGGAGGAGGAACGGCCCTGATGGACGCCTTGTTGAGCGTCTCCGCCGAGAAGATGACGGACTACGAAACGCGGCAGGCCATCGTGATCCTCTCCGACGGCGTCGATCGCGACAGTGAGAATACGCTGGAGGACGTCATGCGGGGTATCCATCGCTCCGGCGTCACCGTCTACAGCATCGGCACCAGCCGTTTCGGGGCGGATCAGCAGAAAAAGGGTGAAAAGGTCCTCCGGTTGCTTTCCCGCGAAACGGGCGGACGAGCCTTCTTTCCCTACACGGCCGACGGACTGCAGCAGACCTTCGACCTCATCGACGAAGAGCTCAGATCCCAGTACAGCCTGACCTACGTCCCCAGAAACCGGGCTCGAGACGGCAAGTTCAGGGAGATCGAGGTCAAGCTGATGCGGAACAAGGGTCTGAACATCAGGCACCGCAACGGCTACTACGCCCCCGCCACGTAG
- the cobA gene encoding uroporphyrinogen-III C-methyltransferase, with protein MKILRPRTGRVVLVGAGPGDPELLTVKAVRCLSRADVVIYDRLVDSKVLELIPESAEAIPVGKKGGHYGFPQEKIHELMVSRARAGKEVVRLQGGDPLIFGRGGEEMDYLSAHGVPFEIVPGVSAAFGVPTAAGIPLTHRELSSSVLVLSGHRASGSDLERSWTLAARADTVVFLMPLGNLKQIISQLVLHGRPLDTPAAVIGSGTLERQQEANGTLRNIVRRTRNADIRSPALLVVGEVVRFQALKRSSAESPPRVETELAATGKKP; from the coding sequence ATGAAGATTCTCCGGCCGCGAACCGGACGCGTCGTCCTGGTGGGCGCCGGTCCCGGCGATCCGGAACTGCTGACGGTCAAGGCGGTTCGTTGCCTGAGCCGGGCCGACGTGGTCATCTACGACCGGCTCGTCGATTCCAAGGTCCTGGAACTGATTCCCGAATCCGCCGAGGCCATTCCGGTGGGAAAGAAGGGGGGGCACTACGGCTTTCCCCAGGAGAAGATCCATGAGCTGATGGTGTCCCGGGCACGCGCCGGCAAGGAGGTGGTCCGCCTCCAGGGAGGAGACCCTCTCATCTTCGGCCGAGGCGGGGAAGAGATGGACTACCTGTCGGCTCACGGCGTCCCCTTCGAGATCGTCCCCGGGGTCAGCGCCGCTTTCGGAGTCCCCACGGCCGCCGGGATTCCCCTGACTCACCGGGAGCTCTCCTCCTCCGTTCTGGTCCTGAGCGGTCATCGCGCTTCGGGGTCGGACCTGGAACGGTCCTGGACCCTCGCCGCCCGGGCCGACACTGTCGTTTTCCTCATGCCCCTGGGCAACCTCAAACAGATCATCTCCCAGTTGGTGCTTCATGGACGGCCGCTGGACACGCCGGCCGCCGTCATCGGATCGGGCACCCTGGAGCGGCAGCAGGAGGCCAACGGGACCCTGAGAAACATCGTCAGGCGGACCCGGAACGCGGACATTCGCTCGCCCGCTCTTCTGGTGGTCGGAGAGGTGGTTCGTTTCCAGGCCTTGAAGCGAAGTTCGGCGGAGAGCCCGCCCCGGGTCGAGACCGAACTGGCGGCCACCGGCAAGAAGCCTTGA
- a CDS encoding bifunctional precorrin-2 dehydrogenase/sirohydrochlorin ferrochelatase — translation MQTPPVYYPVFLDLRGRSCLVIGDGELAEEKARSLEEAGARVLRSRTFDPEVSDVFLIVAATSDTGLGRRIKEFADRKGILVNVVDQTPNCGFIVPAIARRGDLVLAISTSGRSPALARKIRKQLEAQFGPEYADLVQALGEVRPLVKKRLNSFRERSEYYNRMVRDPDLLEIARRRGVAAVRSRLEENLQ, via the coding sequence ATGCAGACCCCTCCCGTCTACTACCCCGTATTCCTGGATCTTCGAGGCCGTTCCTGCCTGGTGATCGGAGACGGGGAGTTGGCCGAAGAGAAGGCGAGGAGCCTGGAGGAAGCTGGAGCCCGGGTTCTGCGTTCCCGCACCTTCGATCCGGAGGTCAGCGACGTTTTCCTGATCGTGGCCGCCACCTCCGATACCGGTCTCGGCCGCCGGATCAAGGAGTTCGCCGACCGGAAGGGGATCCTGGTCAACGTGGTCGACCAGACACCCAACTGCGGATTCATCGTCCCGGCCATCGCCCGGCGCGGAGATCTGGTTCTGGCCATTTCGACATCCGGCAGGAGCCCGGCCCTGGCGCGCAAGATCCGGAAACAGCTCGAGGCGCAGTTCGGACCCGAGTACGCTGATCTGGTCCAGGCGCTGGGAGAGGTTCGGCCGCTGGTCAAGAAGCGCCTGAATTCCTTTCGGGAGCGGAGTGAGTACTATAATCGGATGGTGAGAGATCCGGACCTTCTGGAAATCGCCCGGCGCCGCGGTGTGGCGGCGGTCCGGTCCCGGCTCGAGGAAAACTTGCAATGA
- a CDS encoding radical SAM protein yields the protein MNGPNPSSRFVSFNLEPTFRCNLECEMCPRFSSEDPHLDMSMDTYLRIRRDMVYAHTVDFTGWGEPMLHREIYRMVRMAKEQGCVTSMTTNGTILNRRNSSALIEAGMDRLTISVDGMTEATYDSIRLGASFETVTKKVTEFARLVRETGSSLLLGIAFTVQEQNARELDLVLPWMESCGARVLHLKQLNVVSNSWDWEQSFLKYRLEPGSAGSGSLEDLESRISRLLERARGSGIEVALHSEFPMTSRMTPRHCLATPLESVYFSYEGRMAPCCHFGHHVSRYFEGRLEPPSSLFYGDIREQTFMEVWNDPSFRSFRGGFVSGDYPQACRSCYLLYGK from the coding sequence ATGAACGGTCCCAACCCATCCAGCCGATTCGTCTCCTTCAACCTGGAGCCGACCTTCCGCTGCAACCTGGAATGCGAGATGTGTCCCCGATTCTCCAGTGAGGATCCCCATCTGGACATGTCCATGGACACCTATCTCAGAATTCGCCGGGACATGGTCTACGCCCATACGGTGGATTTCACCGGCTGGGGAGAACCCATGCTGCACCGGGAGATCTACCGGATGGTGCGCATGGCCAAGGAGCAGGGATGCGTCACCAGCATGACCACCAACGGGACCATCCTGAACCGGCGGAATTCGTCGGCCCTGATCGAGGCGGGGATGGACCGGCTCACCATCTCGGTGGACGGCATGACGGAAGCGACCTACGACAGCATCCGCCTGGGGGCCTCCTTCGAGACGGTCACGAAAAAGGTGACGGAGTTCGCCCGGCTGGTGAGGGAGACGGGCAGTTCCCTGCTGCTGGGGATCGCCTTCACCGTTCAGGAGCAGAATGCCCGCGAACTGGACCTGGTGCTGCCCTGGATGGAGTCGTGCGGGGCCCGCGTGCTCCATTTGAAGCAGTTGAACGTGGTCTCCAATTCCTGGGACTGGGAACAGAGCTTCCTGAAGTATCGCCTGGAACCGGGTTCCGCCGGCTCCGGCTCTCTGGAAGATCTGGAAAGCCGCATCTCCCGGCTCCTGGAGCGGGCTCGGGGGTCGGGCATCGAGGTCGCGCTCCATTCCGAGTTCCCCATGACTTCCCGGATGACTCCGCGCCACTGCCTGGCCACGCCTCTCGAGTCGGTCTATTTCTCCTACGAGGGCAGAATGGCCCCCTGTTGCCATTTCGGGCACCACGTGAGCCGGTATTTCGAGGGACGGCTCGAACCTCCCTCCTCCCTCTTCTACGGCGACATTCGCGAGCAGACTTTCATGGAGGTCTGGAACGACCCCTCGTTCCGGAGTTTTCGC